A single region of the Triticum dicoccoides isolate Atlit2015 ecotype Zavitan chromosome 2B, WEW_v2.0, whole genome shotgun sequence genome encodes:
- the LOC119366232 gene encoding G-type lectin S-receptor-like serine/threonine-protein kinase B120: MAPLQVFVLLSLICLCKSDDRITPAKPLAAGDKLVSDNGVFALGFFYPKNSTADSYVGIWYNNIPEPTYVWVANRDNPITNASPGKLVLTNNSDLILSDSQGRALWTTMNNFTSGTTGNAAILLDSGNLVIRMPNGTDIWQSFHHPTDTILPGMPLPLSANDDIYTRLVAWRGPDEPATSDYSMGGDPSSDLQVVIWNGTRPYWRRSAWNGELVTASYQGSAGFIMTLRIVYRGDKLYMTFTVSDDSPSMRMVLHYTGMFRFLAWNSNSSTWEVFTEQPSPSCDRYAYCGPFGYCDATETVPKCNCLSGFEPDGVNFSRGCRRKEDLKCDGGDNFLTLRGMKIPDKFVYVRNRGIDQCRAECSRSCNCTAYAYANLQNGSTSDDVSRCLIWLGELVDTGKFRDGENLYLRLASSTVDKESNVLKIVLPIIIASILILTCVSLVWICKSRGKRRIKKIKNKYARQQSKNSKSIELENETIELPYICFEDVVTATDNFSDYNMLGKGGFGKVYKGRSQGGYEVAVKRLSKSSGQGADEFRNEVVLIAKLQHRNLVRLLGYCTHEDEKLLIYEYLPNKSLDAFLFDATRNFVLDWPIRFKVIKGIARGLLYLHQDSRLTIIHRDLKASNVLLDAEMNPKISDFGMARIFGGNEQQVNTVRVVGTYGYMSPEYAMEGSFSVKSDTYSFGVLLLEIVSGLKISSSHLVMDFRSLIAYAWSLWKDGNARELVDSSITEICPLHEVLRCIQLGLLCVQDDPSARPLMSSTVFMLENETAPLPTPKEPVYFRHRKYEVEDQRHDYDLEMSLNGMTMTMEEGR, encoded by the exons ATGGCTCCCCTCCAAGTTTTTGTCCTCCTGTCACTGATTTGTCTCTGCAAATCCGACGACCGAATTACTCCCGCAAAGCCACTcgccgccggcgacaagctcgtctCAGACAATGGTGTCTTTGCTCTTGGCTTCTTCTACCCAAAGAACTCAACTGCAGACTCATATGTCGGCATATGGTACAACAACATCCCTGAGCCTACATATGTGTGGGTTGCTAACCGCGACAACCCAATCACCAACGCTTCTCCTGGGAAGCTGGTTCTGACCAACAACTCCGACCTCATCTTGTCTGACTCCCAAGGCCGCGCTCTTTGGACAACCATGAACAACTTCACATCCGGAACCACCGGAAACGCTGCTATACTGCTCGACTCTGGAAACTTGGTCATCCGGATGCCAAACGGCACAGACATATGGCAGAGCTTCCATCACCCAACCGACACCATCCTCCCCGGCATGCCTTTACCACTGAGTGCAAATGATGATATCTACACTCGCCTTGTTGCTTGGAGGGGTCCTGATGAACCAGCCACCAGCGACTACTCCATGGGCGGTGACCCTAGTTCGGACCTCCAGGTTGTCATCTGGAATGGGACGAGACCGTATTGGCGCAGGTCTGCGTGGAATGGTGAACTGGTCACTGCCTCATATCAAGGTAGCGCTGGCTTCATCATGACCCTAAGAATTGTCTACAGAGGGGATAAGTTATACATGACATTCACCGTCTCTGACGATTCGCCAAGCATGCGAATGGTGCTGCACTACACGGGCATGTTCAGGTTTCTGGCGTGGAACAGCAACTCGTCAACATGGGAGGTTTTCACAGAGCAGCCAAGTCCTAGCTGTGACCGCTACGCCTATTGCGGACCATTTGGCTACTGTGATGCCACTGAAACAGTTCCGAAATGCAACTGCCTCAGTGGGTTTGAGCCTGATGGTGTTAACTTCTCCAGAGGGTGTCGGAGAAAGGAGGATCTGAAATGTGATGGTGGCGATAATTTCTTGACCTTGAGAGGTATGAAGATCCCCGATAAGTTTGTATATGTCAGGAACAGAGGCATCGACCAATGCAGAGCAGAGTGCAGCCGTAGTTGCAATTGCACTGCGTATGCTTATGCTAACCTGCAAAATGGCAGCACGTCTGATGACGTGTCAAGGTGCTTGATTTGGTTGGGGGAGCTTGTCGACACGGGAAAGTTTCGTGATGGCGAGAACCTGTACCTCCGTCTAGCCAGCTCAACAG TTGACAAGGAGAGTAATGTATTGAAGATTGTACTCCCAATAATAATTGCTAGTATTCTAATACTCACATGCGTCAGCCTTGTGTGGATATGCAAGTCAAGAG GCAAACGACGAATCAAGAAAATTAAGAATAAATATGCACGACAACAGTCGAAAAATTCCAAATCTATCGAACTTGAGAACGAAACCATAGAACTTCCATATATTTGCTTTGAAGATGTTGTTACTGCAACGGACAATTTCTCAGACTACAACATGCTCGGGAAAGGTGGCTTCGGGAAAGTTTACAAG GGACGGTCACAAGGTGGCTATGAAGTTGCTGTCAAAAGGCTAAGTAAGAGTTCTGGTCAAGGGGCTGACGAGTTCAGAAATGAAGTGGTTCTGATTGCCAAATTGCAGCATAGAAACTTAGTTAGGCTTCTTGGTTACTGCACTCACGAAGATGAGAAGTTATTGATATATGAATACTTACCTAACAAAAGCTTAGACGCCTTCCTTTTTG ATGCCACAAGAAATTTTGTGCTTGACTGGCCGATCCGGTTTAAGGTAATTAAAGGGATAGCGAGAGGGCTTCTTTATCTCCATCAAGATTCAAGGCTAACAATAATCCATAGAGATCTCAAAGCAAGCAATGTCTTGTTAGATGCGGAAATGAACCCTAAAATATCAGATTTTGGTATGGCAAGGATCTTTGGAGGAAATGAACAACAAGTGAACACTGTCCGTGTTGTTGGGACATA CGGTTACATGTCTCCTGAATATGCAATGGAAGGTTCCTTTTCTGTCAAGTCTGACACCTATAGCTTTGGTGTTCTACTCTTGGAGATTGTAAGCGGGTTAAAGATCAGTTCATCCCATCTCGTCATGGACTTTCGAAGCCTTATAGCTTAT GCATGGAGCTTATGGAAAGATGGAAATGCAAGAGAATTGGTGGACTCGTCCATTACGGAGATCTGTCCACTTCATGAAGTTCTGCGGTGTATTCAGTTAGGTCTCTTGTGTGTTCAAGACGATCCAAGTGCTCGTCCACTCATGTCATCCACCGTGTTCATGCTAGAAAATGAAACAGCCCCGCTTCCTACTCCAAAGGAGCCTGTATATTTTAGGCATCGGAAGTATGAAGTTGAAGACCAAAGGCATGACTATGACCTGGAAATGTCTCTTAATGGCATGACTATGACAATGGAAGAGGGGCGTTAA